In Halomarina salina, the genomic window TCCGACCGTACGTCGTCGCGTACTCGCCGAGCGTCTCGACGGCACCGCGACCGAGTTCGATGTTCCCCGGCGATACGACCAGGCGGGACTCGCGAGACGGGTCCTGGGCAACCATGGCACGCCTACCGAAGGCGGCCGAATATAGCTTGTGACGAGTCACCCAGTCGGTGACCGAGGAGAAGAGCGAGAGCGCCCCACGTCGCACCCGAGCGCCGACCGACAGTGAGAGAGTGTGTGTCAGCCCCGCAGTCGTTCTATCGTCCGGTCCACGAGCGCACGGAACCCCTCGACGTCGATGTCGACCGCGACCTCGGCGTTCGGCTCCTTCCCCACCTCGTCGCGACGGTCGCAGGCGACGGCGCCGTGGAACGGCCCCTCGCCCACCTCGACGTCGAGGTGCGCAGGTTCGAACGCGAGCACGTCGTCGAGTACGTGGGCGACGACGGCGGCGTCGTGGACCGCCGGGTCCGAGCCCTCCCCGAACTGCCTGACCTCCTCGGGGTAGTCGAGCCACGCGCCGAACGCGTCCAGCGGCGGCGGCGAGGAGAGCAGCTCGTCGAGGTCGTCGAGCGGGACGGTCGCTCTGTTCGTCGCGTCGAGGCCGACCATCCTGGGTCGCGCAGACCGGACGACGCGCTTGGCAGCGACGGCGTCGTTGTGGAAGTTCGCCTCCGCCGTCGCCGTCTTGTTCCCGATACCGGACGCCGACCCGCCCATCAGGTAGATGTCGTCGACGAGCGACGGGAGGTCCGGTTCCTTCACGAGCGCCGTCGCGAGGTTGGTCATCGGCCCGACGGCGAGGATGGTCAGGTCGTCCCCGAGTTCCCGCGCGCGGTCTATCGTGAAGTCGACGGCGTGCTGGTCGACCGGTTCGGTCGACGGGTCGGGGAGGTCGCCCCGGATGCCGTTCGGGCCGTGTATCTCCTCGGCCGTGTCCAGTTCGCCGACGATGGGCTGGCCAGCCCCACGCGCTACGGGCACGTCCGCGGCGTCGAGCAGTTCCAGGATGGCGAGCGCGTTCCTCGTCGTGTTGTCGACAGTCGTGTTCCCGGCGACCGTCGTGAGTCCGACGACGTCGATGTCCGGTGCGGCGAGCGCCATCGCCAGCATCACGGCGTCGTCGCACCCCGGGTCGACGTCGAGCAGCACCTTCTGGCTCATACCCATCAAGCCGGTCAGACGCGTATAAAACGTCGGATGTCCGGTCACCTCTGGTCGAACCGCTCGCCGACGACGTCGACGTACCGGGGGACACCTCCTCTCTCGTATTATTAAAAGTAGTTACTCACTCTAATCCAGCAGTCAAGACCGAGACGCGCTTCGGGCCCACGGTCGCACTGTGTAGCAGATAGGATTTAGGACACTCAATACACGGATACTCCGCACTGCCGACGGCTCGCAGTCACGATTGACCCTACGCCATTCAGAATTATGCTTTTGAAATCTTGAACCGGTTTATTGTTTTGATTTCGAAATATTGGCATATTCTACCGTCGGTATCGAACTAAATCTGGACTATTCGCTACGAATCTGAATCGATATGCGCCATCTCGAAGCGGCAGAGCAGTTTGGGCAATGACTTCTACTGACGTTTTCAGCGCAGTTCGGTCGTTCGAGGATACCCGACGTCTGGTACCCTACCGTCGTCCGACATGACCGAGTAGCTGTTAAGAGTGTTCCACCGCGAGGTGACACCCCCCACGAGCAATGGACGACCAGCCGAGCACTCCGACCGACCGCCTCCGCACCAAAATCGACGAGGGGGCGCTCGACGACGCGTCACACCGACGACGCCGACCGCTCCCCGAAAACACTATCACTCTTTAGGCTGGCCTAAACTCATGGACGACCGTTCGGCTCTGGAGGAGGAATCGACAGCCCGTGACTACGACGTCGTCGTCGTCGGTGGCGGTCCGGCCGGCTGTTCGACGGGCGTG contains:
- a CDS encoding nucleoside hydrolase, which produces MSQKVLLDVDPGCDDAVMLAMALAAPDIDVVGLTTVAGNTTVDNTTRNALAILELLDAADVPVARGAGQPIVGELDTAEEIHGPNGIRGDLPDPSTEPVDQHAVDFTIDRARELGDDLTILAVGPMTNLATALVKEPDLPSLVDDIYLMGGSASGIGNKTATAEANFHNDAVAAKRVVRSARPRMVGLDATNRATVPLDDLDELLSSPPPLDAFGAWLDYPEEVRQFGEGSDPAVHDAAVVAHVLDDVLAFEPAHLDVEVGEGPFHGAVACDRRDEVGKEPNAEVAVDIDVEGFRALVDRTIERLRG